The window GGCAGCATCGCCGGCGAGGGGAGAAGCGCAATCGGGCTGAGCCGTCCGGCGAACAACTGGTACGAGCAGGATCCGGAAGACTGGTGGCGCTCAACGGTTGACGCGATCAGGCAAGTGTTGCAGCAGGTGCCGCGTGAGTCAGTAGCGGCCGTCGCTATTTCCAATCAGAGAGAGACGTTCGTTCCGCTCGATGAGCGAGGGGAGCCGGTGCGTCCGGCGATTTTGTGGCTGGACCAACGATGTGCCGAGGAGGTCGAGTGGCTTAGCGAACGCGTGCCGAGGATCCACGAGATCACGGGCAAGCCTCCGGACATGGCGCCGGTTGCGTATCGCATCGCGTGGATGTTGCGTAACGAAGAGACTCTATTTCGGCGCACGCGCATGTTCGCCGATGTGCATACGTATCTGGTGTGGAAGTTGGCGGAACGCTTCGTGACGAGTTGGGCGAGCGCGGATCCGATGGGCATGTTCGATATGCAGCGGAAGCAGTGGTCGCCCGAGATTCTCAGTGCGCTCTGCCTTACGGCGGATCGGTTGCCGGAACTGGCACGGCCCGGTTCGGTGATTGGGGAAGTGAGCGAGTCGGCAAGCAAAATCTGCGGGTTGCTTCCGGGAACGCCGATCGTTGCCGGCGGTGGCGATGGGCAGGCTGCCGGATTGGGTGTGAACACCGTCACGGCGGAGCGCGCGTATCTGAATCTGGGGACAGCGTTGGTCTCGGGGACGTACTCGCCGGAGTTTCGCGTCGGACGAGCCTGGCGCACGATGGGGAGTTGTACCGGTGAGGGCTGCTATCTGGAAACCAGTTTGCGGACCGGCGCCTTCCTGATGGACTGGTTCGCAAAGGAATTGTGCGGTGGCGGCAACGACATTTTTCAGTCCCTGGAGGCGGAGGCGTCGCAAGTTCCCGTAGGAAGTGATGGCGTGTTGGCGCTTCCATACTGGGGTGCGGTGATGACGCCTTACTGGGATCCGAAAGCGCGGGGATGTTTCACGGGAATAACTGCGTCGCACCGGCGCGCGCATCTATATCGGGCGCTGCTGGAGGGAACGGCGCTGGAACAGGCGCTGGTCACCCGGATGATCGAAGAGGAGACGTCGACCGAGGTGCGCGAATTTGTAGCGATCGGCGGCGGAGCCTCCAGCGATTTGTGGTGCCAGATCATGGCCGATGCGACGGGAAGGAAAGTTCTGCGTTCCAGCACACTGGAGGCGTCGAGTTTGGGAGCGGGGATTTGCGCGGCCGTCGGAGCAGGTTGGTTTGCGAATGCGGCAAGGGCAGCGGCAGAGATGACGGGGCGGATCGTACGTGAATTCGCGCCTGGACCGGAGAACGCCAGGAAGTACAAGGAAGTGCAGGCGGTCTATCGCGAACTTTATCCGAACCTGAAGGAAATCTTTGTTGCGCTAGACGGAATCAACGCCCGTTAGCACGGGCACGTTTCAAGGCAGCCTTCGGCAGCAATTCCCGCGCGACGTTCACAGCCGAGACTGCGTCCTGCGACCAGGAATCTGCGCCCACCTTCGACCAGAGGTTAGGAAATTCGTTGAAGATGCGGCCGCCAACCATGATGCGGGTCTTCTTCTTGTTTTTCAGTTTTACGGACGCGATCAGCTTGCGGCAGACGGCAAGTTCCATGCAGGTGGCTGCGGAGATACCGAGCACATCGATATTGAAGCGGCTGGTCAACTCGACGAGATTGCTCGATGGCGTGTTCGCGCCGGTGAAGTAGACCTTCCATCCATTGGATTCCATCAGTTCCGACAACATGCGAATGCCGACTGTGTGGTGCGCGCCGGCGACACACGTTCCGAGGAAGAAGTGCGGGCCACGATCGATCTCATCACGGTCGCGGCTGATTTCGCCGATCAACATCTCCGTGGTGGCGGTGCAGTAATGCTCCTGCGCGACGGAGATCTGGTTCATCTGCCAGAGACGCCCCACTTCGCGCTGCACCGGCTCGAAGACGTAGCGGAAGATTTCGGAAACTCGCGTGCCGGCGGCGATCGCGCCACGAATTAGTTTACGGGCGTCGTTACGGTCCACCGAGAGCAGCGCCTGCAAGTAAGCGTTGGCGAGCTTCTGCAGCGGGGCGCGTGAATCGATGTACGAAGGCACGGAGCGCGGGAATGAATCGAACTTATTGACCGCGGTCTGAATGTATTCACAAGCAACCGCCGCGGCCTTGCCCTTCACATTTTCGGTGATGACTTCCTGCATGATCAGCAGCGCGTCGATGAGGTCGTCGAGTCGGACTCCGCGGCTGCCGAGGACGATCTTTCCCCATCCGATGTATTTGAGCCAGATTCCGAGTTCCTGTGCGGCGATCGATTCCGACAGAGTGCAGAAGTGGAAGGCGATGTCTTCGCGGCAGCGTTCCCGGCCGGCGGCTCCGTAGCGTTCCTCCAGTTCAGGTCGGTCCACATAGAGCCGTTCCAGCACGGCGCCAATGAACTGGGGCGACCTGTCGGAGATCTCGGAACCGAACTTGTGATAATCCAAGGCCATGTAGATCGCTTACGACGCGATGTGGTTCAAAATTCGTACTTCGGTACCGGAGGCATCGAGACGAAGCCCCTTCGGCATCAGCTTATGAGACTCGTGCCGGTGCGTTTTGTGCCAGTGACGAAAGTGCTGTTCGCTTTCCCAATAGGTAAGGAGCCAGAACTCTTCCGGGTGCTCGGAAGGCGAAAGCACCTCAAGCCGCAGAAACCCCGGCGCATTTTCGACGAGGTGCGGCCGGTTGACAAAAGCCTGCCGGACCTCGGCTTCCATGCCGTTTGCAACTGTAAAGCGACTCAGAACTGTAACCATCCGCCCCCACAATATAGGGAGATTGTAACCGTAAGTTTAGGTGCACAACGGTTACGCCCCGCAATTGTCCGCTCTCCGGAACATTGGCGCAACTTTTCGTCAGCCGGGCTGTTTGCATACCCAGAACCGAACAAGCGAAGTGCGGGACTCGGAATCAACACGGGCACCGGGTCCCGCGCAGCGATGGAACGCAACGGGTTTGGAGGATTTCAGGATGAAGCGGGTATTCGTATCGGCGGTATTATCGGCCGCCTTGTTGACAGCAACGGTGCCATTGATGGCACAGAACGCCACGACT is drawn from Terriglobales bacterium and contains these coding sequences:
- a CDS encoding FGGY-family carbohydrate kinase, whose amino-acid sequence is MQKNLIIGIDSSTTATKAIAWRKDGSIAGEGRSAIGLSRPANNWYEQDPEDWWRSTVDAIRQVLQQVPRESVAAVAISNQRETFVPLDERGEPVRPAILWLDQRCAEEVEWLSERVPRIHEITGKPPDMAPVAYRIAWMLRNEETLFRRTRMFADVHTYLVWKLAERFVTSWASADPMGMFDMQRKQWSPEILSALCLTADRLPELARPGSVIGEVSESASKICGLLPGTPIVAGGGDGQAAGLGVNTVTAERAYLNLGTALVSGTYSPEFRVGRAWRTMGSCTGEGCYLETSLRTGAFLMDWFAKELCGGGNDIFQSLEAEASQVPVGSDGVLALPYWGAVMTPYWDPKARGCFTGITASHRRAHLYRALLEGTALEQALVTRMIEEETSTEVREFVAIGGGASSDLWCQIMADATGRKVLRSSTLEASSLGAGICAAVGAGWFANAARAAAEMTGRIVREFAPGPENARKYKEVQAVYRELYPNLKEIFVALDGINAR
- a CDS encoding cobalamin-dependent protein (Presence of a B(12) (cobalamin)-binding domain implies dependence on cobalamin itself, in one of its several forms, or in some unusual lineages, dependence on a cobalamin-like analog.), with product MALDYHKFGSEISDRSPQFIGAVLERLYVDRPELEERYGAAGRERCREDIAFHFCTLSESIAAQELGIWLKYIGWGKIVLGSRGVRLDDLIDALLIMQEVITENVKGKAAAVACEYIQTAVNKFDSFPRSVPSYIDSRAPLQKLANAYLQALLSVDRNDARKLIRGAIAAGTRVSEIFRYVFEPVQREVGRLWQMNQISVAQEHYCTATTEMLIGEISRDRDEIDRGPHFFLGTCVAGAHHTVGIRMLSELMESNGWKVYFTGANTPSSNLVELTSRFNIDVLGISAATCMELAVCRKLIASVKLKNKKKTRIMVGGRIFNEFPNLWSKVGADSWSQDAVSAVNVARELLPKAALKRARANGR
- a CDS encoding antibiotic biosynthesis monooxygenase, translating into MVTVLSRFTVANGMEAEVRQAFVNRPHLVENAPGFLRLEVLSPSEHPEEFWLLTYWESEQHFRHWHKTHRHESHKLMPKGLRLDASGTEVRILNHIAS